The following coding sequences lie in one Silene latifolia isolate original U9 population chromosome 5, ASM4854445v1, whole genome shotgun sequence genomic window:
- the LOC141655567 gene encoding uncharacterized protein LOC141655567 has translation MSQPDSNSQSGVQDSLYSPLDDPFFLSPSDQPGLKLSETLFDGSNFRQWQREIIQTLLSKNKIGFISGECSIPDKADKRYNAWIRCDIYVSRWIKNSMIKSLQDSFQYTQSSKHLWSELVERFGQLNVLELYELKKELANVKQENASLLDYYGKIKGLWENIDHMDPLPQCTCGIMLKCTCHMLKRMIERETRSKLIQLLMGLHAGYEQVQSSLLSMDPLPPINRALGVLQKIERQKTINDSNGSVSLETVAYAAKKRFANHKSTEDSQKNKRSKDISLQPGIPGQQPVVPGQFAASCAQCGKNNHKTEDCFQLQTCLFCDIKGHIIEHCYKFKAWKAKQAKKAANSAEVMPSASHTTANTAEASYNQDTQYAPVSGPTSQTAAPYVNPFYPTSFGYAPPVHYFQGTSTIPNFVPAQNASTTAGIQNTNASAGVSQASSVAPDIVQGIVDSVTSKVLQALSDKSNSSHSCDPSSQAYSHFAGISSAYSFISRIVSCYKEWVIDTGATDHMTSDASLLCNIVNLSCPLLVTLPDGTVKQVFKTGTVYLTSTITLSDVLLIPDFQPNLLSVGKLISRNNLVVTFLKDICLFQDLSSKRTIAQGNRSGDLYTIRVPIFQKACNNTSLSSFSTAKQLNVALFHSRLGHPSVEKLKHVNPVVMQGVNKMDCETCVLAKHHSLPFYRSLSHAKQCFDLIHMDLWEPYRTPDRTGAQSFLTILDDYTRSTWTFLLQHKTQVPELIQNFINLIENQFSTRVKVIRSDNGTEFFQTKCNDYFASKGIIHQRSIVGRPQQNGRVERKHRHLLETARALRFHAQLPIRFWGDCLLTASYLINKMPSSVLNWQTPHELLFNTKPAYDELRIFGTLCYATRPPTVTDKFMPRARKCLFIGYPSAQKGYKLYDLDTHDVFVNRDVVFYEHCYPFKTTNIQQVAADFVSDLNSIENSLSITSNIPDNTNISHLQQDNISITPTTRDFCRQSEPPAGSDNVRRSSRKRQQSLRLSGYHCPATASAFHTAVLQQLHDFDPSYKSSLSNVIK, from the coding sequence ATGTCACAGCCTGATTCAAATTCACAGTCTGGTGTTCAAGATTCTTTGTATTCTCCTCTTGATGATCCGTTTTTCTTATCACCATCTGATCAACCTGGGTTGAAGCTTTCTGAAACTTTGTTTGATGGCTCCAATTTTCGACAATGGCAGCGTGAGATCATTCAGACGCTTCTCTCAAAGAACAAGATTGGTTTTATTTCTGGCGAATGTTCTATTCCTGATAAAGCTGACAAAAGGTATAATGCTTGGATTCGTTGTGATATATATGTTTCTCGCTGGATTAAAAATTCTATGATCAAAAGTTTGCAAGATAGTTTTCAATATACACAATCGTCTAAACATCTCTGGTCAGAATTAGTTGAACGTTTTGGTCAGTTGAATGTACTTGAACTGTATGAGTTAAAGAAAGAACTAGCCAATGTTAAACAAGAAAATGCATCTTTATTGGATTATTATGGCAAAATCAAAGGACTTTGGGAGAATATAGATCATATGGACCCATTGCCTCAATGTACTTGTGGTATAATGCTTAAATGCACCTGTCACATGCTAAAAAGGATGATAGAAAGGGAGACACGGTCAAAGTTAATCCAGTTATTAATGGGATTACATGCTGGGTATGAACAAGTACAATCTTCTTTGTTATCCATGGATCCTCTCCCTCCCATTAATAGAGCCTTAGGGGTTTTGCAAAAGATTGAGCGACAAAAGACTATTAATGACAGTAATGGTTCTGTTAGTCTTGAAACTGTTGCTTATGCTGCCAAGAAAAGGTTTGCTAATCATAAGTCTACTGAGGACAGTCAAAAGAATAAGCGTTCTAAGGACATTTCTCTTCAGCCTGGTATTCCTGGACAGCAGCCTGTTGTTCCTGGACAGTTTGCTGCTTCTTGTGCTCAGTGTGGTAAAAATAATCATAAGACCGAAGATTGCTTTCAACTTCAGACCTGCTTGTTTTGTGACATTAAAGGGCATATCATTGAACATTGCTACAAGTTCAAGGCCTGGAAGGCTAAGCAGGCCAAGAAAGCTGCTAATTCAGCTGAAGTTATGCCTTCTGCCAGTCACACTACTGCAAATACTGCAGAGGCAAGTTATAATCAGGATACTCAATATGCTCCTGTCAGTGGTCCTACGTCTCAGACTGCTGCTCCTTATGTTAATCCTTTTTATCCTACCTCTTTTGGTTATGCTCCACCAGTGCACTATTTTCAAGGGACATCCACCATTCCAAACTTTGTTCCTGCTCAGAATGCATCCACTACTGCTGGGATTCAGAATACTAATGCATCTGCTGGGGTTTCTCAAGCTTCTTCTGTTGCACCAGATATAGTACAGGGCATTGTAGATTCTGTTACTTCCAAAGTTCTGCAAGCTCTATCTGATAAATCTAATTCTTCTCATTCTTGTGATCCTAGCTCTCAAGCTTATAGCCATTTTGCAGGTATTTCTTCTGCTTACTCTTTTATCAGTAGAATTGTTTCATGTTATAAGGAATGGGTTATTGACACTGGTGCTACAGATCATATGACTTCAGATGCTTCTCTTTTGTGCAATATTGTCAATTTGTCTTGTCCTTTGCTTGTTACCTTACCTGATGGCACAGTTAAACAAGTTTTCAAAACTGGTACAGTTTATTTAACTAGTACTATTACTTTGTCTGATGTCTTGTTAATCCCTGATTTTCAGCCTAATTTGTTATCTGTTGGAAAGCTTATTTCAAGGAACAACTTAGTTGTTACCTTTCTAAAGGATATTTGTCTTTTTCAGGACCTTTCAAGTAAAAGAACAATTGCACAGGGTAACAGATCAGGAGATTTATATACCATTAGAGTGCCTATTTTTCAAAAAGCTTGTAATAATACTAGCCTGAGTTCATTCAGTACTGCTAAACAATTAAATGTAGCTCTTTTTCATTCTAGGCTTGGACATCCTTCTGTTGAAAAATTAAAGCATGTAAATCCTGTTGTAATGCAAGGTGTTAATAAAATGGATTGTGAAACATGTGTTTTGGCTAAACATCATTCTTTACCTTTCTATAGAAGTCTTTCTCATGCTAAGCAATGTTTTGATCTTATTCACATGGACTTATGGGAGCCATATAGAACCCCTGATAGGACTGGTGCTCAATCCTTTTTGACTATCCTTGACGATTACACCAGGAGTACCTGGACTTTTTTGTTACAGCATAAGACTCAGGTTCCTGAGCTAATTCAGAATTTTATAAATCTAATAGAGAATCAATTTAGTACAAGAGTTAAAGTTATACGGTCTGATAATGGCACTGAGTTCTTTCAAACCAAATGTAATGACTATTTTGCATCTAAAGGTATTATACACCAAAGAAGTATTGTTGGTAGACCCCAACAAAATGGTAGGGTGGAGAGGAAGCATCGTCATCTATTAGAAACTGCACGAGCATTAAGATTTCATGCACAGCTTCCTATCAGGTTTTGGGGAGATTGTTTGTTAACTGCttcctatttaattaataaaATGCCCTCTTCTGTTCTTAATTGGCAAACCCCACATGAGTTGTTGTTTAATACTAAGCCAGCATATGATGAATTAAGAATCTTTGGTACATTATGTTATGCAACAAGGCCACCAACTGTCACAGATAAGTTCATGCCTAGAGCTAGAAAATGCTTGTTTATTGGTTATCCCTCTGCTCAAAAAGGCTACAAACTTTATGATTTGGATACACATGATGTATTTGTTAATAGAGATGTTGTCTTTTATGAGCATTGCTATCCTTTTAAGACTACTAACATTCAACAAGTTGCAGCTGATTTTGTTTCTGATCTTAATAGTATTGAGAATTCTTTATCAATTACTAGTAATATTCCAGATAATACAAACATCAGTCACCTTCAACAAGATAATATTAGTATTACTCCTACTACTAGAGATTTTTGTAGACAGTCTGAACCACCTGCAGGATCAGATAATGTCAGAAGATCCAGCAGGAAGAGACAACAGTCTCTAAGGTTGTCTGGTTATCACTGTCCTGCCACTGCTTCAGCATTTCATACAGCAGTCCTTCAACAACTTCATGATTTTGATCCAAGCTATAAGTCTTCCTTGTCTAATGTAATTAAATAG